From a region of the Spelaeicoccus albus genome:
- the rhmD gene encoding L-rhamnonate dehydratase, whose product MTPTITSVRAYTVSGGGADYHDQGTGHWIDDHIATPMSIYPEYRKSRQSFGLNVLGTLVVVLEASDGTTGFAVTTGGEPAAFIVENHLSRFVEGAAVTNIERIWDQMYRSTLFYGRRGLVLNAISGVDLALYDLLGKVRGEPVYATLGGTVRDELTFYATGARPDVAKSLGFVGGKMPLHHGPAEGQQGMAANLDLLGRMRDATGDDFWLMYDCWMSLDVDYATRLAHAAAELGLKWIEEPLPPDDYWGHAELRRRMPSTVLLTSGEHEATRWGFRQLLETGVDIIQPDVGWCGGLTELLKISALADAHGTPVVPHGSSVYSYHFVVTRPGSQFTEFLMMAPDAGEVVPMFSPLLLGEPVPESGRLTVPDRPGFGVELNPDVPLHRPYTRT is encoded by the coding sequence ATGACACCGACAATCACGTCCGTTCGCGCGTACACGGTTTCCGGCGGCGGCGCGGACTATCACGATCAAGGCACGGGACATTGGATCGACGATCACATCGCCACGCCCATGTCGATCTACCCCGAATATCGGAAATCACGCCAGAGCTTCGGTTTGAACGTGCTCGGGACGCTCGTGGTCGTCCTCGAGGCCAGCGACGGCACCACCGGTTTCGCCGTCACCACGGGCGGTGAGCCGGCCGCCTTCATCGTCGAGAATCATTTGTCCCGCTTTGTCGAAGGCGCCGCCGTGACGAACATCGAACGGATCTGGGATCAGATGTACCGCTCGACGTTGTTCTACGGGCGCCGGGGCCTCGTGCTCAACGCAATCAGCGGCGTCGACCTGGCGTTGTACGACCTGCTTGGCAAGGTGCGCGGCGAACCGGTCTACGCGACGCTCGGCGGCACCGTGCGCGACGAGCTCACGTTTTACGCCACCGGTGCGCGTCCGGACGTTGCGAAGTCCCTCGGCTTCGTCGGCGGCAAGATGCCGCTGCACCACGGCCCGGCCGAAGGACAGCAGGGGATGGCGGCGAACCTCGATCTGCTGGGCCGGATGCGCGATGCGACGGGGGACGACTTCTGGCTGATGTACGACTGCTGGATGTCGCTCGACGTGGACTACGCCACCCGGCTGGCGCATGCCGCGGCCGAGCTCGGCCTCAAATGGATCGAAGAGCCGCTCCCGCCCGACGACTACTGGGGGCACGCGGAGCTCCGCCGCCGGATGCCGTCCACCGTCCTGCTCACCTCGGGGGAACACGAGGCGACGCGGTGGGGTTTCCGCCAGCTTCTCGAAACGGGGGTCGACATCATCCAGCCGGACGTCGGCTGGTGCGGCGGTCTGACCGAGCTGCTCAAGATCAGCGCGCTGGCGGACGCGCACGGCACTCCGGTCGTTCCGCACGGCTCGTCGGTGTATTCGTACCATTTCGTGGTCACGCGGCCCGGAAGTCAGTTCACCGAATTCCTCATGATGGCGCCGGATGCGGGCGAAGTCGTCCCCATGTTCTCCCCGTTGCTGCTGGGCGAGCCGGTGCCGGAATCGGGCCGCCTGACGGTACCCGACCGCCCGGGCTTCGGCGTCGAGTTGAATCCGGATGTTCCGTTGCATCGACCGTACACGCGCACGTAA
- a CDS encoding 2-hydroxyacid dehydrogenase has product MTAIDWGASMFRTALTADSARPDGGTIFGNLGLGRLDDAGIPWHVLARYLDPIPPEDLNGVAAVLSLGHITFDAETVAAADDLELIARFGAGYETIDVEACTHAGVAVTNTSGAIRRPLALASLTMLLAVGHKLRMKDHITRTGRWDEREDFRGAAFDGKTVGIVGFGSVGSELAKLLAPLGMTVLGTNRSGHSRAADALGVRMVELDDLLRQSDYVVVTASLNASSRHLVDAGKLALMKQSAFIVNMGRGALIDQEALRTALRDGKISGAGLDVFDPEPIAADDELLSFDNVTLAPHSLNWTDDFTRAVSSSALGAIIEVAHGRRPETTLNPEVFDTEAFRAKQRRRLD; this is encoded by the coding sequence GTGACAGCTATCGATTGGGGAGCCAGTATGTTTCGTACCGCACTCACCGCCGATTCGGCACGTCCGGACGGCGGGACGATCTTCGGAAATTTAGGCCTCGGCCGACTCGACGACGCAGGCATCCCCTGGCATGTGCTGGCCAGGTATCTCGACCCGATTCCGCCGGAGGATTTGAACGGCGTCGCGGCGGTCCTGTCGCTGGGCCACATCACGTTCGACGCCGAGACCGTCGCTGCCGCCGACGACCTCGAGCTCATCGCGCGATTCGGTGCCGGCTACGAGACAATCGACGTGGAAGCGTGCACCCATGCGGGCGTTGCCGTCACAAACACTTCCGGAGCAATCCGCCGTCCGCTCGCGCTTGCCTCGCTGACCATGCTGCTGGCCGTCGGCCACAAGCTGCGGATGAAGGATCACATCACCCGCACCGGCCGGTGGGACGAGCGCGAAGATTTCCGCGGCGCCGCTTTCGACGGCAAGACGGTCGGCATCGTCGGATTCGGGTCGGTCGGGTCCGAATTGGCAAAACTCCTCGCCCCGCTCGGAATGACGGTACTTGGCACCAATCGCAGCGGGCACAGCCGCGCCGCGGACGCACTCGGCGTGCGAATGGTCGAGCTGGACGATCTGCTGCGCCAATCGGACTACGTGGTCGTCACCGCCTCGCTGAACGCATCCAGCCGGCACCTCGTCGATGCCGGCAAGCTGGCGCTGATGAAGCAGTCCGCATTCATCGTCAATATGGGTCGCGGTGCACTGATCGATCAGGAAGCACTGCGCACGGCCTTGCGCGACGGGAAAATCAGCGGCGCCGGTCTCGATGTCTTCGATCCCGAACCGATCGCGGCCGACGATGAGCTCTTGTCGTTCGACAACGTCACGCTGGCGCCGCACTCGCTCAACTGGACCGACGATTTCACCCGTGCCGTGTCGTCATCGGCGCTCGGGGCCATTATCGAGGTGGCGCACGGACGTCGTCCCGAGACGACGTTGAATCCGGAAGTCTTCGACACCGAGGCTTTTCGGGCCAAACAACGGCGCCGGCTCGACTGA
- a CDS encoding 3-hydroxyacyl-CoA dehydrogenase family protein, whose protein sequence is MPITTAAVVGSGYMGGGIAQVLAKAGIPVALADASPELSVTNLERLKAEAGKFEDAGLFQPGSAETIAANLSAAASIEEAVADVDYIAEAVPEVSSIKADVHTRIDAAKRSDAIVGSNTSTIQIESMTGSFADASTFLGVHFSNPAPFIPGVEIIAHPGTAPDVVDSVAELVTRVGKQGARIKDNPGFVLNRLQYVLFKEAIEIVDEGIASAEDVDMIVSTTFGFRTPFFGPFVIADMAGLDVYKFCFDELEPHFGDKFAPPKMLTDLVASGKLGTKSGGGFTELDGDQTDELIAYRNKAYAKLSELLAELGPPPTATK, encoded by the coding sequence ATGCCCATCACGACAGCTGCAGTAGTAGGCAGCGGGTACATGGGCGGCGGCATCGCCCAAGTACTTGCCAAGGCCGGAATTCCGGTCGCCCTTGCCGATGCGTCGCCGGAACTGTCGGTGACGAACCTCGAGCGGCTGAAAGCCGAAGCGGGGAAATTCGAGGACGCCGGGCTGTTTCAGCCGGGCAGCGCCGAGACCATCGCCGCAAACCTCTCGGCCGCCGCATCGATCGAAGAAGCAGTGGCCGACGTCGACTACATCGCCGAAGCCGTCCCGGAAGTCTCATCGATCAAGGCCGACGTGCACACCCGCATCGACGCTGCCAAACGTTCCGATGCGATAGTCGGGTCGAATACTTCGACAATTCAAATCGAATCGATGACGGGATCGTTCGCGGACGCCTCGACGTTCCTGGGTGTGCACTTTTCCAATCCGGCGCCCTTCATTCCGGGCGTTGAGATCATTGCGCATCCCGGAACCGCGCCGGACGTCGTCGATAGCGTGGCCGAGCTCGTCACCCGGGTCGGCAAACAAGGCGCGCGTATCAAGGACAACCCCGGTTTCGTGCTCAACAGACTGCAATACGTCTTGTTCAAGGAAGCCATCGAGATCGTCGACGAGGGGATCGCTTCGGCCGAGGACGTGGACATGATCGTGTCGACGACCTTTGGATTCCGCACGCCGTTCTTCGGCCCGTTCGTCATTGCCGACATGGCCGGGCTCGACGTGTACAAGTTCTGCTTCGACGAGCTCGAGCCGCATTTCGGCGACAAGTTCGCCCCGCCGAAGATGCTCACCGATCTGGTGGCCTCCGGAAAGCTCGGCACGAAGAGCGGTGGTGGGTTTACTGAGCTGGACGGCGACCAGACGGACGAGTTGATCGCCTACCGGAACAAGGCCTACGCCAAGCTTTCCGAACTTCTCGCCGAGCTCGGTCCGCCGCCCACGGCGACGAAGTAA
- a CDS encoding zinc-dependent alcohol dehydrogenase: MRSLVLTDFDALSVETRPTPEPGDGEVLLRVLATGICGSDVHGYTGENGRRSPGQIMGHESVGRVAARGPDVTEPEIGVLATFNPVVVPVSQASVFEGREQHCPDKTVIGVAPEVPAAFADCVLVPARNIVPLPETMPPHYGALIEPIAVALHAVRRALTPADDRVLVVGGGPIGQSAVVALTSMGVRSIYVSEVDAGRRELCRQLGGTAFDPTSATPAEHLAGHGGPVPVAVDAVGVTRTVDDALGATELGGRVALVGMGSPRLDLDAFRVSTAERTLTGSFTYSMADFRDAARYVGGAPELLAHLISEVVTPDRAMAAFDTLAHGAPPAGKILVDFSEDS, translated from the coding sequence ATGCGATCTCTCGTCCTGACGGACTTCGACGCCTTGAGCGTCGAGACTCGCCCGACTCCCGAACCCGGGGACGGCGAGGTACTCCTGCGCGTGCTCGCCACCGGGATCTGCGGGTCCGACGTGCACGGCTACACCGGTGAGAACGGGCGCCGGTCCCCGGGCCAGATCATGGGCCACGAATCCGTCGGACGCGTTGCCGCACGAGGGCCGGACGTCACGGAGCCGGAGATCGGCGTACTTGCCACCTTCAATCCCGTCGTCGTGCCGGTCTCGCAGGCGAGCGTCTTCGAGGGGCGCGAACAGCATTGCCCGGACAAGACGGTGATCGGCGTTGCACCGGAAGTGCCCGCCGCATTTGCCGACTGCGTACTGGTGCCTGCCCGGAACATCGTGCCGCTACCGGAAACGATGCCACCGCATTACGGCGCATTGATCGAGCCGATCGCCGTGGCCTTGCACGCCGTCCGCCGGGCCCTCACGCCGGCGGACGACCGCGTGCTCGTGGTCGGCGGCGGCCCGATCGGGCAATCCGCAGTCGTCGCGTTGACGAGCATGGGCGTCCGCTCGATCTACGTCAGTGAAGTCGACGCCGGACGCCGCGAGTTGTGCCGGCAGCTCGGCGGGACCGCGTTCGATCCGACGTCCGCGACTCCCGCCGAGCACCTCGCCGGACACGGCGGCCCCGTGCCGGTGGCCGTGGACGCCGTCGGGGTCACCCGCACGGTCGATGATGCGCTCGGCGCGACCGAACTCGGCGGCAGGGTCGCGTTAGTCGGAATGGGGTCGCCCCGACTGGATCTCGACGCCTTCCGCGTCAGCACGGCCGAACGCACGCTCACCGGGAGCTTTACGTATTCGATGGCCGATTTCCGCGATGCCGCCCGGTACGTGGGCGGGGCCCCCGAGCTTCTCGCGCACCTGATCAGCGAAGTCGTCACGCCCGATCGGGCCATGGCGGCGTTCGACACCCTCGCCCACGGCGCCCCGCCGGCGGGCAAGATCCTCGTCGATTTCTCGGAAGACTCATGA
- a CDS encoding ribose-5-phosphate isomerase encodes MSDKLTIVVGSDDAGFDYKEALKADLEASDLVESVTDVGVDAQSHTAYPHVAVAAARTVAAGEADRALLICGTGLGVAISANKVKGIRAVTAHDGYSVERAIKSNNAQVLCMGQRVVGLELARKLAAEWLTYRFDTSSASAEKVAAIDNYDQADSSLPESVGTECD; translated from the coding sequence ATGAGTGACAAGCTGACAATCGTTGTCGGCTCCGACGACGCCGGCTTCGACTACAAAGAGGCATTGAAAGCGGATCTCGAAGCCAGTGACCTCGTCGAATCGGTGACCGACGTGGGCGTCGACGCGCAGTCCCACACCGCGTATCCGCACGTCGCAGTCGCGGCCGCGCGCACAGTGGCCGCCGGCGAGGCCGACCGGGCATTGCTGATTTGCGGCACCGGGCTCGGCGTAGCGATCTCGGCCAACAAGGTCAAGGGCATCCGCGCCGTGACGGCCCACGACGGATACTCGGTCGAGCGCGCCATCAAGTCCAACAACGCGCAAGTGCTCTGCATGGGCCAGCGCGTCGTCGGCCTGGAGCTGGCACGCAAGCTCGCCGCCGAATGGCTCACTTACCGCTTCGACACCTCATCGGCGTCCGCCGAGAAAGTCGCGGCCATCGACAACTACGACCAGGCCGACAGCTCTCTGCCGGAATCGGTTGGAACGGAGTGTGACTGA
- a CDS encoding dihydroxyacetone kinase family protein: MTRLFNEPSAFSDELAEGFVAANPAYVRKVPGGVVRATKTAGGSVAVVVGGGSGHYPAFAGLVGRGMAHGAAMGNIFASPSAHQVYDVARAAEHGGGVILSFGNYAGDVLHFGQAAERLNAEGIRTEIVTVTDDVASAPPDEIAKRRGIAGDLTVFKVAGAAADAGYDFDEVVRVARQANDRTRSFGVAFAGCTLPGADEPLFTVPEGRMSLGLGIHGEPGISEADIPTADGLADLFVDKLLAERPDGADARVAAVLNGLGTVKYEELFVVYRRVSKRLADAGLTIVEPEVGELCTSLDMAGASLTLCWLDDELERLWTAPADAPAFRKGSMGDAQMDDARGTAVSASAEIPAASEESRRVVPLLLDVLRAIRQVTIDGSQEFGRIDAVAGDGDHGIGMERGARAGVDAAESAASAGAGAGTVLQWAADAWADKAGGTSGALWGVLLGAVAQTFGDTEAVHRRDAATALEAGTDAVMRLGKAELGDKTMVDVLVPFSQAVTDRIGAGNTAAEAWTAGAAVADAAAAATADLTPKIGRARPLADKSIGTPDAGAVSLARIVGAVAAVLNDARNDSQQGENA, from the coding sequence ATGACACGGCTGTTCAATGAACCGAGCGCGTTCTCTGACGAACTCGCCGAAGGATTCGTCGCCGCGAACCCGGCATACGTGCGGAAGGTGCCCGGCGGTGTGGTTCGTGCCACGAAGACCGCGGGCGGCAGTGTCGCGGTGGTGGTCGGCGGGGGATCCGGGCACTATCCGGCCTTTGCCGGACTCGTCGGACGCGGCATGGCGCACGGCGCGGCAATGGGAAATATCTTTGCCTCGCCCTCGGCCCACCAGGTCTACGATGTGGCAAGGGCGGCCGAGCATGGCGGCGGCGTCATTCTCAGTTTCGGCAATTACGCCGGCGACGTACTGCATTTCGGCCAGGCGGCCGAACGCCTGAACGCCGAGGGCATCCGCACCGAAATCGTGACCGTCACCGATGACGTGGCAAGCGCGCCTCCGGATGAAATCGCCAAACGGCGCGGCATCGCCGGCGATCTGACGGTCTTCAAGGTGGCCGGCGCGGCCGCCGACGCCGGATACGACTTCGACGAGGTCGTGCGTGTGGCACGGCAGGCCAACGACCGTACCCGCTCGTTCGGCGTCGCCTTTGCGGGATGCACGCTTCCCGGTGCGGACGAACCGCTCTTCACGGTGCCGGAGGGCAGAATGTCTCTCGGACTGGGAATTCACGGCGAGCCCGGCATTTCCGAGGCAGACATTCCCACCGCCGACGGGCTTGCCGACCTCTTTGTCGACAAGCTGTTGGCCGAACGTCCCGACGGCGCCGACGCGCGGGTTGCCGCCGTCCTGAACGGATTGGGCACGGTGAAATACGAAGAGCTCTTCGTCGTCTATCGCCGCGTGAGCAAACGGTTGGCCGACGCCGGTCTGACAATTGTCGAGCCCGAGGTCGGCGAGCTGTGCACGAGTCTCGACATGGCCGGCGCCTCGCTGACCTTGTGCTGGCTCGACGACGAACTCGAACGACTCTGGACGGCGCCGGCGGACGCGCCGGCATTCCGCAAAGGCAGTATGGGCGACGCGCAGATGGATGATGCACGGGGAACCGCGGTGTCCGCGTCCGCTGAGATCCCCGCAGCCTCGGAGGAGTCTCGACGTGTCGTGCCGCTGCTGCTCGATGTGCTGCGCGCCATCCGGCAAGTCACCATCGACGGCTCGCAGGAATTCGGCCGTATCGACGCGGTGGCGGGCGACGGCGACCACGGAATCGGCATGGAACGCGGCGCCCGTGCCGGCGTCGATGCCGCCGAATCGGCAGCCAGCGCCGGCGCGGGCGCCGGAACGGTACTGCAATGGGCGGCCGATGCGTGGGCCGATAAGGCAGGCGGCACGTCCGGCGCATTATGGGGCGTCCTGCTCGGAGCCGTGGCCCAGACCTTCGGCGATACCGAGGCCGTCCATCGACGCGACGCGGCAACCGCTCTCGAGGCAGGCACGGACGCCGTCATGAGACTCGGCAAGGCCGAACTCGGCGACAAGACAATGGTTGACGTGCTCGTGCCGTTTTCGCAGGCCGTGACCGACCGGATCGGCGCCGGCAACACTGCCGCCGAAGCCTGGACGGCCGGCGCAGCAGTTGCCGACGCCGCCGCCGCAGCCACGGCCGACTTGACGCCCAAGATCGGCCGCGCCCGCCCGCTCGCCGACAAGAGCATCGGCACCCCGGACGCCGGAGCCGTGTCGCTGGCACGCATCGTCGGCGCGGTGGCCGCCGTCTTGAACGACGCACGGAACGACTCGCAGCAAGGAGAAAACGCATGA
- a CDS encoding MFS transporter, translating into MTDKLGRGADVAAPRQKVRYAILAWFLIGGIINYVDRSALSIAAPKMIDELSFSNVDIGILGSAFSWAYAIMQLPAGWLIDRYGVKIVFSAGLLVWSVAEFFTGFASMLWVFILLRLLLGVGESPCMPSSAKATSFWFPARERGFASSIWDSASKWAPAFAPALLTAIMLMFGWREMFAVTGVAGIIFAVIFYFFYKNPDKSRALKKPERDYIIAGGGGVEHTADTKTTTKEYLALFRFRATWGMMLGYFCTIWIWNIYLVFLPLYLLHAFDITLAQMGVLAGIPWIGGAVGELISGYITKTIAARGITSSFHSKRIVIAICAVAAGVCVVIVPFNHSLPVAIGLLTISLAFIASITGNAWGLAGDVAPASKVASLGGLQNFGGYFGGTFSPILAGFIVDSTGSYSLAFISGGIIAACAALCYLLILRKPISSEDWKKALKRNTVAGSAS; encoded by the coding sequence ATGACGGATAAATTGGGCCGTGGAGCGGACGTGGCCGCGCCCCGGCAAAAAGTGCGGTACGCAATCCTTGCTTGGTTCCTCATCGGCGGCATCATCAACTACGTTGATCGCTCGGCACTATCCATTGCGGCGCCGAAGATGATCGACGAACTCTCGTTCTCCAATGTCGATATCGGCATTCTCGGATCCGCATTCTCATGGGCGTACGCCATCATGCAGTTGCCGGCCGGATGGCTGATCGACCGCTACGGCGTCAAGATCGTCTTCAGTGCGGGCCTGCTGGTGTGGAGCGTTGCCGAATTCTTCACCGGATTTGCCTCAATGCTCTGGGTGTTCATCCTGCTCCGGCTGCTGCTCGGCGTCGGCGAGTCGCCCTGCATGCCGTCGTCGGCCAAAGCGACGTCCTTTTGGTTCCCGGCTCGCGAACGCGGATTCGCCTCAAGCATCTGGGATTCGGCGTCGAAATGGGCACCCGCCTTTGCCCCGGCCCTGCTGACCGCGATCATGCTGATGTTCGGCTGGCGCGAGATGTTCGCCGTCACCGGTGTCGCGGGCATCATTTTCGCCGTGATCTTCTACTTCTTCTACAAGAACCCGGATAAATCTCGCGCGTTGAAAAAGCCCGAACGCGACTACATCATCGCGGGCGGCGGAGGCGTCGAGCACACCGCCGACACCAAGACCACGACGAAGGAATATCTGGCGCTGTTCCGGTTCCGTGCCACGTGGGGCATGATGCTCGGGTACTTCTGTACGATCTGGATCTGGAACATCTACCTCGTCTTTCTGCCGTTGTATCTGCTCCACGCCTTCGACATCACGTTGGCCCAGATGGGCGTGCTCGCCGGCATCCCATGGATCGGCGGTGCCGTCGGCGAGCTGATCAGCGGCTACATCACCAAGACTATTGCCGCGCGAGGTATTACCTCGTCGTTCCATTCCAAGCGCATCGTCATTGCGATCTGCGCGGTAGCCGCGGGCGTTTGCGTCGTCATCGTCCCGTTCAACCACTCGCTTCCGGTGGCGATCGGGCTACTCACGATCTCACTCGCCTTCATCGCGAGCATCACCGGAAACGCCTGGGGTCTGGCCGGCGACGTCGCGCCTGCCTCCAAGGTCGCCTCGCTCGGCGGTTTGCAGAATTTCGGGGGCTACTTCGGCGGGACTTTCTCGCCGATCCTCGCCGGATTTATCGTCGACTCAACCGGTTCCTACTCGCTGGCGTTCATCAGCGGCGGAATCATCGCGGCGTGCGCGGCCCTGTGCTATCTGCTCATTTTGCGCAAGCCGATCTCGTCCGAGGACTGGAAGAAGGCGCTGAAGCGCAATACCGTCGCCGGGTCGGCAAGCTAA
- a CDS encoding GntR family transcriptional regulator: MRRETDMVSKTKAPAGGRPPLARRSLSDSVYDAVLAMLMDRQLEPDDSLSIDGLARELGVSPTPVREALARLEAPGLVRRTALKGYRVAPLLTESELRDLMEARLVLEPVLAARACERSTPEFIAELERLMESQDHAGRGPSFENYQDFLRSDEAFHAAIAEQSGNQFLGTAYTALGGQVQRFRLFAGQGVIDAEQAVAEHQGIFEAMRGGSPDETAEAMRTHLTNVADRAADELAEIRQNEG, encoded by the coding sequence ATGAGGCGGGAGACGGACATGGTCAGTAAGACGAAAGCGCCGGCGGGCGGCCGACCGCCGTTGGCCCGGCGTAGCCTCTCCGACAGCGTGTACGACGCCGTCCTGGCCATGCTCATGGACAGGCAACTCGAACCCGACGATTCCTTGAGCATTGACGGACTGGCGCGCGAACTCGGGGTGTCCCCGACACCGGTGCGGGAGGCGCTGGCCCGGCTGGAGGCGCCCGGACTTGTCCGCCGGACGGCGCTCAAGGGCTACCGGGTGGCGCCGCTCTTGACGGAGAGCGAGTTGCGCGACCTGATGGAGGCCCGACTGGTTCTCGAGCCGGTACTGGCCGCGCGCGCCTGCGAGCGGTCGACTCCCGAGTTCATTGCCGAACTGGAGCGCTTGATGGAATCCCAGGATCACGCCGGGCGCGGGCCGAGCTTTGAAAACTATCAGGATTTCCTCCGCTCGGACGAAGCTTTCCACGCCGCCATCGCCGAGCAATCCGGCAACCAATTCCTCGGCACCGCGTATACGGCACTGGGCGGCCAGGTGCAACGGTTCCGACTCTTTGCCGGACAAGGCGTCATCGACGCCGAACAGGCGGTCGCCGAACATCAAGGAATCTTCGAGGCCATGCGCGGCGGCTCGCCCGACGAGACCGCGGAGGCCATGCGCACGCATTTGACGAACGTGGCCGATCGCGCCGCCGACGAACTCGCCGAGATCAGGCAAAACGAGGGGTAA
- a CDS encoding triose-phosphate isomerase family protein, with translation MLIATSLKMYFGYRQTLDWVRSVAEIARESPAVQAGGVELAVLPGFPALEGAASALRGTPVTYGAQNLAFADSGAFTGEVSGRMLAELGCTYVEIGHAERRSLFGETLDVVRAKTATAYRAGLTPILCVGETEKGDPGKAADICKGQIADALGDQDRTSGDKRLVVAYEPVWAIGAPAPAGADHIRAVCSGLKAFIAELTGIRGTIIYGGSARVGLLSQLAGEADGLFLGRFAHDPGAVRRIVDEAGDGHGQ, from the coding sequence GTGCTCATTGCGACAAGCCTGAAGATGTATTTCGGGTACCGGCAAACGCTCGACTGGGTGCGAAGTGTGGCCGAAATCGCCCGCGAGAGCCCGGCGGTGCAAGCCGGCGGGGTCGAGCTTGCCGTCCTGCCGGGCTTCCCGGCGTTGGAAGGCGCGGCGTCCGCATTGCGCGGAACGCCCGTGACCTACGGCGCGCAAAACCTGGCGTTTGCCGATTCGGGCGCTTTTACGGGCGAGGTGAGCGGTCGGATGCTTGCCGAACTCGGTTGCACGTATGTGGAGATCGGGCATGCCGAGCGACGTTCGTTGTTCGGCGAGACTCTCGATGTGGTGCGGGCCAAAACCGCGACGGCGTACCGGGCCGGTCTGACGCCGATCCTGTGCGTCGGCGAGACCGAGAAAGGTGACCCGGGCAAGGCGGCCGACATCTGCAAGGGGCAGATTGCCGATGCGCTCGGCGATCAGGATCGAACGAGTGGCGACAAGCGCCTGGTCGTGGCCTACGAACCGGTGTGGGCCATTGGCGCCCCCGCGCCGGCCGGCGCGGACCATATTCGAGCCGTGTGCAGCGGTCTGAAGGCCTTCATTGCCGAATTGACCGGAATTCGCGGCACGATAATCTACGGTGGAAGTGCGCGTGTGGGTCTACTGTCCCAGTTGGCCGGCGAAGCGGATGGCCTGTTCCTGGGCAGATTCGCTCACGATCCGGGCGCGGTGAGAAGGATTGTCGATGAGGCGGGAGACGGACATGGTCAGTAA
- a CDS encoding SDR family NAD(P)-dependent oxidoreductase, producing MSTAAAFPAERTALVTGAASARGIGRVTAERLAGDGWAVAIADLDGSASKEVAAEISDTYGVKTFGVGMNVADVDQVNAGIDDIEANLPQLVAAVNIAGISNPTPYLDITPAEWDLVMAVNLRGPHFVTQRSARSMVKNGVGRIVNISSCSAPMGGGTYSKTAYSTAKAGIEGLTRATARELSPMGITVNAVAPGPIDTDIMGGTLSDERKVELAAGLLVGRVGTQADIASMINYLVKEETSFITGQTYDVNGGLQFR from the coding sequence ATGAGCACAGCAGCAGCGTTCCCGGCCGAGCGGACCGCTTTGGTCACCGGGGCGGCGTCCGCACGCGGTATCGGCCGCGTGACCGCCGAACGACTGGCCGGCGACGGTTGGGCCGTCGCGATTGCGGATCTGGACGGCTCCGCCTCCAAGGAAGTGGCGGCCGAGATCAGCGACACGTACGGCGTCAAGACCTTCGGGGTCGGCATGAACGTGGCCGATGTCGACCAAGTGAACGCCGGCATCGACGACATCGAGGCCAACCTGCCCCAACTTGTCGCAGCAGTGAACATCGCGGGAATTTCGAATCCGACGCCCTATCTCGACATCACGCCTGCCGAATGGGACCTCGTCATGGCCGTGAACCTGCGCGGGCCGCACTTTGTGACCCAGCGGTCGGCGCGGTCGATGGTGAAGAACGGCGTCGGGCGTATCGTCAACATCTCCTCATGCTCGGCACCGATGGGCGGAGGCACTTATTCAAAGACTGCGTACTCCACGGCAAAGGCCGGCATCGAGGGCCTCACCCGTGCCACGGCACGCGAACTCAGCCCGATGGGAATCACCGTCAACGCCGTCGCGCCGGGCCCGATCGACACCGACATCATGGGCGGGACTCTCAGCGACGAACGTAAGGTGGAGCTGGCCGCCGGCCTGCTGGTGGGACGCGTCGGCACGCAAGCCGATATCGCGTCCATGATCAATTACCTGGTGAAAGAGGAGACCTCGTTCATCACGGGACAAACGTACGACGTCAACGGCGGTCTGCAGTTCCGGTGA